Proteins from one Pygocentrus nattereri isolate fPygNat1 chromosome 16, fPygNat1.pri, whole genome shotgun sequence genomic window:
- the pdcl gene encoding phosducin-like protein, with product MTTLDDKILGEKLQYYYSSSEDEESDHDEDEGQSKTIRDQEVLEAEIDYSPDGTAVNTGPKGVINDWRKYKQLETEQRVEQQKEMERLIKKLSMTCKSNLDEELDKQKQKELQDKINGKVNLRVDEEEDDDDDDEAFLQQYRMQRMEEMRRQLSGKRRFEGVINISSGEEFLRAIDEEGKGTLVLVHIFEPDVPACQAMEGSLLCLALQYPQVKFCQARGSVLGTSALFRSSALPALLLYRGGELVGNLVRVSDQLGDDFYATDVEALLQEYGLLPEKHPHANTHSSIRNAAVTHTADSDSDLDID from the exons ATGACAACCCTGGACGATAAGATCTTGGGCGAGAAGCTGCAGTACTACTACAGCAGCAGCGAGGATGAGGAGAGCGACCATGACGAAGACGAGGGTCAGTCCAAAACCATTCGGGACCAGGAGGTGCTGGAGGCGGAGATAGACTACAGTCCGGATGGCACCGCCGTTAACACAG GTCCAAAAGGTGTGATAAACGACTGGCGGAAGTACAAGCAGCTGGAGACAGAGCAGCGGGTGGAGCAGCAAAAGGAGATGGAGCGGCTGATCAAGAAGCTCAGCATGACTTGCAAATCAAACCTGGACGAGGAgctggacaaacaaaaacagaaggagTTGCAGGACAAGATCAATGGCAAG GTGAACCTCCGGGTtgatgaggaggaggatgatgacgacgatgatgaaGCCTTCCTTCAGCAGTACCGGATGCAGCGAATGGAGGAGATGAGACGGCAGCTGAGTGGCAAACGGCGCTTCGAGGGCGTGATTAATATTTCCTCAGGAGAAGAGTTTCTGCGCGCCATCGACGAAGAGGGCAAAGGAACGCTGGTGCTTGTTCACATATTCGAGCCGGACGTGCCTGCCTGCCAGGCCATGGAGGGCAGCCTGCTCTGCCTGGCTCTGCAGTATCCACAG gTGAAGTTCTGTCAGGCGCGAGGGTCGGTACTGGGCACCAGCGCTCTGTTCCGCAGCTCCGCGCTGCCGGCCCTGCTGCTGTACCGCGGGGGTGAGCTGGTGGGGAACCTGGTGCGAGTCTCTGATCAGCTGGGGGACGATTTCTATGCCACCGATGTGGAGGCGCTGCTGCAGGAGTACGGGCTGCTGCCAGAGAAACAcccacacgcaaacacacactccTCCATCCGCAACGCGGCCGTCACACACACCGCCGACTCGGACAGCGACCTGGACATAGACTAG